The following proteins come from a genomic window of Flavobacterium crocinum:
- a CDS encoding four helix bundle protein, with amino-acid sequence MSLKSFEDLECWKAARELRIFVSRNILSKFPIDEKYALTSQLKRSSRSVSDNIAEGFGRYHYQENIQFCRIARGSLTEALNQVITALDENYIEEDLLQQFRERFERTKAILNGYINYLAKTKME; translated from the coding sequence ATGAGTTTAAAGTCGTTCGAAGATTTAGAGTGCTGGAAAGCAGCACGTGAATTAAGAATCTTTGTTTCTCGAAATATTCTTTCGAAATTTCCAATTGACGAAAAATATGCCTTAACAAGTCAGCTAAAACGATCTTCTAGATCTGTTAGTGATAATATTGCCGAAGGGTTTGGCAGATATCATTATCAAGAAAATATTCAATTCTGTAGAATTGCAAGAGGTTCTTTAACAGAAGCTTTAAATCAGGTAATTACTGCTTTAGATGAGAATTATATTGAAGAAGATTTGTTGCAACAATTTAGAGAAAGGTTCGAAAGAACCAAAGCAATATTAAATGGATACATAAATTATTTAGCTAAGACGAAAATGGAATAG
- a CDS encoding ADP-ribosyltransferase domain-containing protein translates to MDEKLQKYVEEKLTDELSKIINSSHHNHITQLNEFEKTIIYHYTDYGYDYLNKILRDGGSMPEFGRYLNSSLNKLESFKALCYRAIICNRSDLQKYYDAFANGSVVVEKSFWSCSKSKLIAWMFSESPLFIIISKRGKDIEKISKFGGVGAQNEKEVLFMSGSKFKVLEIEEKVGRITITLEEV, encoded by the coding sequence ATGGATGAAAAATTACAAAAATACGTTGAAGAAAAATTGACAGATGAGTTGAGTAAAATAATCAACTCAAGTCATCATAATCATATTACCCAGTTAAATGAATTTGAAAAAACAATCATTTATCATTATACCGATTACGGTTATGATTATTTAAATAAAATATTAAGAGATGGAGGGAGTATGCCAGAATTTGGAAGGTATTTAAACTCCTCTCTCAATAAATTAGAAAGTTTTAAAGCTCTTTGTTACAGGGCAATAATATGCAACAGATCAGATTTGCAAAAATATTATGATGCATTTGCAAATGGTTCTGTTGTTGTTGAAAAAAGTTTCTGGTCTTGTAGTAAGTCTAAGTTAATAGCATGGATGTTTAGTGAGAGTCCACTTTTCATAATAATATCTAAAAGAGGAAAAGACATAGAAAAAATTAGTAAATTTGGAGGAGTTGGAGCTCAAAATGAAAAAGAAGTTCTGTTCATGTCTGGTTCAAAATTTAAGGTGCTGGAGATTGAAGAGAAAGTGGGAAGAATAACAATAACATTAGAAGAAGTTTGA
- a CDS encoding alpha/beta hydrolase, whose product MKTKKWKPKRILKTIWILAGLLFTIWLFYSYESDGVDKSFLQSNNLVKVEDASDYYLFEPKKEFKNVVIFYPGAMVETEAYVPLCRRLADQDIKVYLIKMPWRLASKGYNKPKDLHLFEDASKNYILAGHSQGGKMAAQFVYENPKLIDKLILIGTSHPRDISLAMIEIPVLKIYGSKDGVAGEGSIMQNKSKLPKETKFLRIEGANHCQFGYYGFQLGDDKADISREQQQKETLEAVVSFIEE is encoded by the coding sequence ATGAAAACAAAAAAATGGAAACCGAAGAGAATTTTAAAGACAATATGGATCTTGGCAGGTTTGCTGTTTACAATTTGGCTGTTTTATTCTTATGAATCTGATGGTGTCGATAAGTCTTTTTTACAAAGTAACAATTTGGTTAAAGTAGAAGATGCTTCCGATTATTATTTATTTGAACCGAAGAAAGAATTTAAAAATGTTGTTATCTTTTACCCTGGAGCAATGGTGGAGACAGAAGCTTATGTACCGCTTTGCAGAAGATTGGCAGATCAAGATATAAAGGTCTATTTGATAAAAATGCCTTGGCGACTTGCATCAAAAGGATATAACAAACCTAAAGATTTACACCTTTTTGAAGATGCTTCAAAAAACTACATTCTGGCAGGACATTCGCAGGGCGGAAAAATGGCTGCCCAATTTGTATATGAAAATCCTAAATTGATTGATAAGTTAATATTGATAGGAACTTCACATCCAAGAGATATTTCGCTTGCCATGATTGAGATTCCGGTTTTAAAAATTTACGGTTCAAAAGACGGAGTTGCAGGTGAAGGATCTATTATGCAAAACAAATCCAAATTGCCCAAAGAAACAAAGTTTCTACGAATAGAAGGAGCAAATCATTGCCAGTTTGGTTATTATGGATTTCAGTTGGGAGATGATAAAGCCGATATCAGCAGGGAACAACAGCAGAAAGAAACTTTAGAGGCTGTGGTTTCGTTTATAGAGGAATAA
- a CDS encoding succinate dehydrogenase cytochrome b subunit: protein MAQSAQLNASILKKVAMALSGIFLITFLALHVTLNFISVLSEDVFNEASHFMGYNPLIQYVMQPVLAFGVIFHFVMGFVLTAQNSAARPIAYAKYNGAANASWSSRNMIISGLVILAFLGLHFYDFWFPEVSYKYIAGTAPDATRYYGELVHKFHSPVRTALYCVSFILLGFHLWHGFASSLQSVGMHNKYSRFLAKVGYWFAVVVPAAFVIIALFHHFNN from the coding sequence ATGGCACAATCTGCACAGTTGAATGCTTCCATCTTAAAGAAAGTAGCAATGGCTCTTTCGGGAATATTCTTAATCACGTTTTTAGCGCTGCATGTTACCTTAAATTTTATTTCCGTTCTTAGTGAAGACGTTTTCAACGAAGCTTCTCACTTTATGGGTTACAATCCGCTGATTCAGTATGTAATGCAACCAGTTTTGGCATTTGGAGTAATTTTCCACTTTGTAATGGGATTTGTACTTACGGCACAAAACAGCGCAGCAAGACCAATTGCATACGCTAAATACAACGGAGCTGCAAACGCTTCTTGGAGTTCTAGAAATATGATTATTTCTGGATTGGTTATTTTGGCTTTCTTAGGATTGCACTTTTATGATTTCTGGTTTCCTGAAGTTAGCTATAAATATATAGCTGGAACAGCACCAGATGCTACAAGGTATTATGGAGAGTTAGTTCACAAATTTCACAGCCCGGTTCGTACAGCATTGTACTGTGTATCATTTATCCTTTTAGGATTTCACTTATGGCACGGGTTTGCATCTTCTCTTCAATCAGTAGGGATGCACAACAAATACTCTAGATTTTTGGCGAAAGTAGGTTACTGGTTTGCGGTTGTAGTTCCGGCAGCTTTCGTAATTATCGCTTTATTTCATCATTTCAATAATTAA
- a CDS encoding fumarate reductase/succinate dehydrogenase flavoprotein subunit: MALDSKIPNGPIADKWTNYKDHINLVNPANKRNLDIIVVGTGLAGGSAAATLAELGYNVKAFCFQDSPRRAHSIAAQGGINAAKNYKGDGDSVYRLFYDTVKGGDYRAREANVHRLAEVSANIIDQCVAQGVPLAREYGGLLDNRSFGGTLVSRTFYAQGQTGQQLLLGAYSAMNRQIGRGKIKMYNRHEMLDIVIVNGKARGIIARDLITGKIERHSAHAVVIGSGGYGNVFFLSTNAMGSNATAAWKIHKKGAFFANPCYTQIHPTCIPVSGDHQSKLTLMSESLRNDGRIWVPKKLEDAQAIREGKKKAIDLSEEERDYFLERRYPAFGNLVPRDVASRAAKERCDAGFGVNKTGEAVYLDFAAAIERYGKEAAHVKGLNENDKALVTKLGTDIVKSKYGNLFQMYLKIVDEDPYVTPMMIYPAVHYTMGGTWVDYNLMTTIPGCFSIGESNFSDHGANRLGASALMQGLADGYFVLPYTIGDYLAPDIKMGPISTDLPEFVEAENAVVDQINKFINNNGKHSVDYFHKKLGKIMWNKVGMARNAKGLTEAIEEIAALREEFYKDVKVPGSAFEFNQELEKATRVADFLELGELFAKDALHRNESCGGHFREEYQTEEGEALRDDENFAYVAAWEYKGKPSDAVLHKEPLNYENIKLVQRSYK; encoded by the coding sequence ATGGCATTAGATTCAAAAATTCCAAATGGTCCTATAGCGGACAAATGGACAAATTATAAAGATCATATTAATTTAGTAAACCCTGCTAACAAACGTAATTTAGATATTATCGTTGTTGGTACTGGTTTGGCTGGAGGTTCGGCTGCGGCTACTTTGGCTGAGTTAGGATATAACGTAAAAGCATTTTGCTTCCAGGATTCTCCACGTCGTGCGCACTCTATCGCTGCACAAGGAGGTATCAACGCGGCAAAAAATTATAAAGGTGACGGTGACTCCGTTTACAGATTGTTCTACGATACTGTAAAAGGAGGTGACTACCGTGCACGTGAAGCAAACGTTCACCGTTTGGCTGAAGTTTCTGCAAATATTATTGACCAGTGTGTGGCTCAAGGGGTGCCATTGGCTCGTGAATATGGCGGACTTTTAGATAACCGTTCTTTTGGAGGAACTTTGGTTTCTCGTACATTCTACGCACAAGGACAAACTGGACAACAATTATTGTTAGGAGCTTATTCTGCAATGAACCGTCAGATTGGTCGTGGAAAAATCAAAATGTACAACCGTCACGAAATGCTTGACATTGTAATCGTGAACGGAAAAGCGAGAGGTATTATCGCTCGTGACTTAATCACAGGAAAAATAGAAAGACATTCTGCTCACGCAGTAGTAATTGGTTCTGGAGGATACGGAAACGTATTTTTCCTTTCAACAAATGCTATGGGAAGTAACGCAACAGCAGCTTGGAAAATTCATAAAAAAGGAGCGTTTTTCGCAAATCCTTGCTACACACAAATTCACCCAACATGTATTCCGGTTTCAGGAGATCACCAGTCTAAATTGACTTTGATGTCTGAATCTTTACGTAATGACGGTCGTATTTGGGTGCCTAAAAAATTAGAAGATGCTCAGGCAATCCGCGAAGGAAAGAAAAAAGCAATTGATTTATCTGAAGAAGAAAGAGATTATTTCTTGGAAAGAAGATACCCTGCGTTTGGTAACTTAGTTCCTCGTGATGTTGCGTCTCGTGCGGCTAAAGAAAGATGTGATGCTGGTTTTGGAGTTAACAAAACTGGAGAAGCTGTTTATCTTGATTTTGCAGCAGCTATCGAACGCTACGGAAAAGAAGCTGCTCACGTAAAAGGATTGAATGAAAATGACAAAGCTTTAGTTACTAAATTAGGAACTGATATTGTTAAGAGTAAATACGGAAACTTATTTCAAATGTACTTGAAAATTGTAGACGAAGATCCTTATGTAACACCAATGATGATTTACCCGGCAGTTCACTACACAATGGGTGGAACTTGGGTTGATTATAACTTAATGACTACAATTCCTGGATGTTTCTCAATTGGAGAATCTAATTTCTCTGATCACGGAGCAAACAGACTTGGAGCTTCTGCTTTAATGCAAGGTTTAGCTGATGGATATTTCGTATTACCTTATACTATTGGAGATTATTTAGCTCCGGATATTAAAATGGGACCAATTTCTACAGACTTGCCAGAATTCGTTGAAGCTGAAAATGCAGTTGTAGATCAGATCAATAAATTCATCAACAATAACGGTAAACATTCTGTTGATTATTTCCACAAAAAACTAGGTAAAATTATGTGGAATAAAGTAGGGATGGCTCGTAACGCTAAAGGTTTAACTGAAGCTATCGAAGAAATTGCTGCTTTACGTGAAGAGTTTTATAAAGATGTAAAAGTTCCAGGAAGCGCTTTTGAATTTAATCAGGAATTAGAAAAAGCGACTCGTGTTGCCGATTTCTTAGAATTAGGAGAGTTATTCGCGAAAGATGCTTTACACCGTAACGAATCTTGTGGAGGTCACTTCCGTGAGGAATACCAAACAGAAGAAGGAGAAGCACTTCGTGATGACGAAAACTTTGCATACGTTGCAGCTTGGGAATACAAAGGAAAACCAAGTGATGCAGTGTTGCACAAAGAACCGCTTAATTACGAAAACATTAAATTAGTTCAAAGAAGTTATAAATAA
- a CDS encoding LytTR family DNA-binding domain-containing protein, with amino-acid sequence MYKLNPSVKHHLVIAIFISLWLFIFAFIIKPFDDGTINFRAWFLISFGFSLMALFCYGLLAIVQKSFYKRIEKWNISLEIFAVFLFYLMYLIGVFAFYKSPILNGGYTFSQFFSIIFIKVALILTPVIILARRYLIKLIPVKDDILLFKGENRLDILKIKKADLVCISNAQNYVEIFYLENDKLCSKLIRSSLKKVQDDFGFLVQIHRSHLINPMHFKSWRNTNTIILTQIELPVSRNYKDVLLAL; translated from the coding sequence ATGTATAAACTAAATCCATCAGTAAAACATCATTTAGTAATTGCCATTTTTATAAGTTTGTGGCTTTTCATTTTTGCTTTTATTATAAAACCTTTTGATGACGGAACTATAAATTTCAGAGCTTGGTTTTTAATCAGTTTTGGTTTTAGTTTGATGGCGCTCTTCTGTTATGGTCTTTTGGCAATTGTTCAAAAAAGCTTTTATAAAAGAATTGAAAAATGGAATATTAGCTTAGAAATCTTTGCTGTTTTTCTCTTTTATTTAATGTATTTGATTGGAGTTTTTGCTTTTTACAAAAGTCCAATTTTAAATGGCGGATATACTTTTTCCCAGTTCTTCTCGATAATATTTATAAAAGTCGCTTTGATTTTGACTCCGGTAATTATTCTTGCCAGAAGATATTTGATTAAACTGATTCCCGTAAAAGATGATATTTTACTATTTAAAGGGGAAAATAGATTGGATATTCTGAAAATCAAAAAAGCCGATTTAGTCTGCATTTCGAATGCGCAGAATTATGTTGAGATTTTTTATCTCGAAAATGATAAACTTTGTTCTAAGCTTATTCGGTCTTCTCTCAAAAAAGTGCAGGACGATTTTGGTTTTTTAGTTCAAATACACCGTTCGCATTTAATAAATCCGATGCATTTTAAATCCTGGAGAAATACAAATACCATTATTTTGACTCAAATCGAACTTCCGGTTTCCAGAAATTACAAAGATGTTTTATTGGCATTGTAA
- a CDS encoding succinate dehydrogenase/fumarate reductase iron-sulfur subunit: MKLTLKIWRQKNAQDKGGIVEYPIDGIEPDMSFLEMLDVLNEGLINKGEEPVAFDHDCREGICGMCSLFINGEAHGPDRGVTTCQLHMRMFKDGDTIFIEPFRAKAFPVIKDLVVDRSSFDRIQHAGGFISVNTSGNTIDANTIPVNKDDADKSFDAAACIGCGACVATCKNSSAMLFVSAKVSQYALLPQGKVEAVDRVLNMVHQMDLEGFGNCTNTGACEIECPKGISLENIARMNREYLAASLKG; the protein is encoded by the coding sequence ATGAAACTTACATTAAAAATATGGCGTCAAAAAAACGCTCAAGATAAAGGAGGGATTGTAGAATATCCTATCGATGGAATCGAACCGGATATGTCTTTCCTTGAAATGTTAGACGTTCTTAACGAAGGTTTAATCAACAAAGGAGAAGAGCCTGTAGCATTTGACCACGACTGTCGTGAGGGAATCTGCGGAATGTGTTCTTTATTCATCAATGGTGAAGCGCACGGACCAGACAGAGGTGTTACAACTTGTCAGTTGCACATGCGTATGTTTAAAGATGGTGACACGATTTTTATCGAGCCATTTAGAGCAAAAGCTTTCCCGGTAATTAAAGATTTAGTGGTTGACAGAAGTTCTTTTGACAGAATTCAACACGCAGGAGGATTTATTTCTGTAAACACTTCAGGAAATACAATCGACGCGAATACTATTCCAGTTAACAAAGACGATGCGGACAAATCATTTGATGCAGCTGCTTGTATTGGTTGTGGAGCTTGTGTTGCAACTTGTAAAAACTCTTCAGCAATGTTATTCGTTTCTGCAAAAGTTTCTCAATATGCATTATTGCCACAAGGTAAAGTTGAAGCAGTTGACCGTGTATTAAACATGGTTCACCAAATGGATTTAGAAGGTTTCGGTAACTGTACTAATACAGGAGCTTGTGAAATTGAATGTCCAAAAGGAATTTCACTTGAAAATATCGCACGTATGAACCGTGAATATTTAGCAGCAAGTTTAAAAGGTTAA
- a CDS encoding hydroxymethylglutaryl-CoA synthase family protein, producing the protein MKTGIDAISFDVANIHLPIKTLAIARNIEPEKLEKGLGLLKMTFPDVHQDAVVFGANALTKLIIDNKIDLKEISRIYVGTESGVDGSKPIASYLISLMEQKFGEDSLAECDVVDFTFACIGGVDAMQNCLDFVKLNPTKKAIVVTSDFAKYDLNSGGEYTQGAGAVAMLIAANPKIIAFDDNWATSTKGVFDFFKPYRTISKEEITKNTNNDSWFDNLEAEIEIHKDQPVFDGQYSNQCYMDRTRNAYFSFKKLKNTTETLYNTWHSIVMHLPYSFQGRRMLSEIYTLDSAEKIIADDIAPADYQTKIKEVAKSEDYRSFVTEKLQPAELASSLIGNLYTGSIFMGLLSTLAHFYDTNAAIVGTKFGFLAYGSGSKSKVFEGTIQPEWKSALENVKLFENLTESTEIDFNTYESLHKKEQKQSVRTPKNEWVLDRIEKEIPVLIGARYYKWID; encoded by the coding sequence ATGAAAACAGGAATTGATGCTATATCTTTTGACGTAGCAAACATACATTTACCCATAAAAACTTTGGCGATTGCCAGAAATATAGAACCCGAAAAATTAGAAAAAGGTCTTGGCTTACTGAAAATGACTTTCCCGGACGTTCATCAGGATGCGGTTGTTTTTGGAGCAAACGCTTTAACCAAGCTTATCATCGATAATAAAATTGACCTAAAAGAAATCAGCAGAATCTATGTTGGTACCGAAAGCGGTGTTGACGGTTCCAAACCAATTGCTTCTTATTTAATTAGTTTAATGGAGCAGAAATTTGGAGAAGATTCTTTAGCAGAATGCGATGTTGTTGACTTTACTTTTGCTTGTATTGGCGGAGTTGACGCGATGCAAAACTGCCTTGATTTTGTAAAACTAAATCCAACTAAAAAAGCAATCGTAGTTACTTCAGATTTTGCAAAATACGATTTAAATTCTGGTGGAGAATATACTCAAGGCGCCGGAGCTGTTGCGATGTTGATTGCTGCAAACCCCAAAATTATTGCTTTTGATGACAATTGGGCAACTAGCACAAAAGGTGTTTTCGACTTTTTCAAACCTTACAGAACTATTTCTAAAGAAGAAATCACAAAAAACACCAACAACGATTCCTGGTTTGACAATTTAGAAGCCGAAATCGAAATCCACAAAGATCAGCCGGTTTTTGACGGACAATATTCCAACCAATGTTATATGGATCGTACGCGTAATGCTTACTTTTCATTCAAAAAATTAAAAAACACTACCGAAACTTTATATAACACCTGGCATAGTATTGTAATGCATTTACCCTATTCTTTCCAGGGAAGAAGAATGTTATCTGAAATTTATACCTTAGATAGTGCTGAAAAAATTATTGCTGATGATATTGCACCTGCAGATTATCAAACAAAAATTAAAGAAGTAGCAAAATCTGAGGATTACAGAAGTTTTGTAACGGAGAAATTACAGCCAGCTGAATTGGCGTCTTCTTTAATTGGAAACCTTTACACCGGTTCGATTTTCATGGGATTATTGTCGACTTTGGCTCATTTTTATGATACAAACGCAGCAATTGTCGGAACTAAATTCGGTTTCTTAGCTTACGGAAGCGGATCGAAATCGAAAGTTTTTGAAGGAACTATTCAACCAGAATGGAAATCGGCTTTAGAAAATGTGAAGCTTTTTGAAAATTTGACCGAAAGCACAGAAATTGATTTCAATACTTATGAAAGTCTTCATAAAAAAGAACAAAAACAAAGCGTTAGAACTCCTAAAAACGAATGGGTTTTAGACAGAATTGAAAAAGAAATTCCTGTTTTGATTGGGGCGAGATATTATAAGTGGATTGATTAA
- a CDS encoding family 20 glycosylhydrolase gives MKKIFFLFFFLAFLNGNAQNSQQNISIIPAPNFYKLTGDSILINGKVQVNFINKNFSDKESKSAKILESALNSKSNSKKSNIKIEFNSDVNFKSKEGYKIEISSNKISVSGKEEGLFYAVQTLLQLLPNKISAEIKLPCVIIEDQPRYSYRGLHLDVCRHFFSVSVIKDFIRQMSSYKLNNFHWHLTDDQGWRIEIKKYPKLTEVGSKRAQTLVGNKFERSPFFFDGNPYGGFYTQEEIKDVVKFAEAHYVNVIPEIEMPGHASAAVTAYPNLACFPDRNYKVVESWGVFEDVFCAGKGETFTFLEDVLTEVMTLFPSKNIHIGGDECPKTRWKACPNCQKRIKDLGLKDEHELQSYFIKRIEKFLNANGRQIFGWDEILEGGLAPNAAVMSWRGESGGIHAAKLKHPVVMTPESTVYFDYNQGYSPNEPLTVGRLSTLEKVYHYNPTPVDSLTVEEQKYIIGVQANLWSEYLTSPAKLNYMLYPRIFALAEIAWTQTPNKNYNHFIQNQLPYHLEKLELENRLYKVPTPFGSEEKALIASKYILDLKPTIKNGKILYTIDGYNPDETAELYQNPVTINIPKGEYRIIKTIQISESGQRSSINKIIVRNPDLKPAITIQPKKNGLKFDYFTGTFKQVQDLELSKPVNSGVLEGKISAEKWKTKLERYIGLKFNGYIFIPETGNYTFSTLSDDGSKLFIDDELIVNNDGIHWMNEDYGAVKLEKGFHKLNISYFDLTGGTILNCFMQKEGKKKEEINASQLYYE, from the coding sequence ATGAAAAAAATCTTTTTTCTTTTCTTCTTCTTAGCTTTTTTAAATGGAAATGCTCAAAATTCACAACAGAACATCTCGATAATTCCTGCTCCAAACTTTTATAAATTGACAGGAGACAGCATTCTAATCAATGGAAAAGTTCAAGTGAATTTTATAAATAAAAATTTCAGTGATAAAGAATCGAAATCGGCAAAAATTTTAGAATCGGCATTAAACTCGAAATCAAATTCAAAGAAATCAAATATAAAAATTGAGTTTAATTCAGATGTAAATTTCAAATCGAAAGAAGGTTATAAAATTGAAATTTCTTCAAATAAAATTTCAGTTTCAGGAAAAGAAGAAGGATTATTTTATGCTGTTCAAACTTTATTACAGCTTCTTCCCAACAAAATTTCTGCTGAAATTAAATTACCCTGCGTAATTATCGAAGATCAACCTCGATATTCTTACCGAGGCTTGCATTTAGACGTCTGCCGTCATTTTTTCTCTGTTTCTGTTATAAAAGATTTTATCAGACAAATGTCCAGCTATAAATTAAATAATTTCCATTGGCATTTAACTGACGATCAAGGCTGGAGAATTGAAATAAAAAAATATCCAAAACTGACGGAAGTCGGCTCCAAAAGAGCGCAGACTTTAGTGGGGAATAAATTCGAAAGATCTCCATTTTTTTTCGATGGAAATCCATACGGCGGATTTTACACTCAGGAAGAAATTAAGGACGTTGTAAAATTTGCCGAAGCGCATTATGTAAATGTAATTCCCGAAATAGAAATGCCGGGTCATGCTTCTGCAGCTGTAACCGCATATCCAAATCTAGCCTGTTTTCCAGATCGGAATTATAAAGTGGTAGAATCCTGGGGCGTTTTTGAAGATGTTTTTTGCGCCGGAAAAGGCGAGACTTTTACTTTTTTGGAAGATGTTTTAACAGAAGTTATGACTTTATTTCCAAGTAAAAACATTCATATTGGCGGAGACGAATGTCCAAAAACGAGATGGAAAGCTTGTCCGAATTGTCAAAAAAGAATCAAAGATTTAGGTTTAAAAGATGAGCATGAATTACAGAGTTATTTCATTAAACGAATCGAAAAATTCCTGAATGCAAACGGAAGACAGATTTTTGGCTGGGATGAAATCTTGGAAGGGGGACTCGCACCAAATGCTGCCGTTATGTCCTGGCGAGGAGAATCGGGCGGTATTCACGCTGCAAAACTGAAACATCCGGTTGTAATGACGCCCGAAAGTACTGTCTATTTTGATTACAATCAGGGATATTCTCCAAACGAACCGCTCACGGTCGGCAGATTAAGTACTTTAGAAAAAGTGTATCATTACAACCCAACTCCTGTGGATAGTTTAACTGTTGAAGAACAAAAATATATTATCGGAGTTCAGGCCAATTTATGGTCGGAATATTTAACCAGTCCTGCAAAATTGAATTATATGCTTTATCCGAGAATTTTTGCTTTGGCTGAAATTGCCTGGACCCAAACTCCGAATAAAAATTACAATCATTTTATCCAAAATCAATTACCCTATCATTTAGAAAAACTGGAATTAGAAAACAGATTATATAAAGTTCCAACGCCTTTTGGTTCTGAAGAAAAAGCATTAATTGCATCAAAGTATATTTTAGATTTAAAACCAACAATAAAAAACGGAAAAATCCTTTATACGATTGATGGATACAATCCAGATGAAACAGCAGAATTATATCAAAATCCCGTAACGATAAATATTCCGAAAGGAGAATATCGAATTATAAAAACAATTCAAATCAGCGAAAGCGGTCAAAGAAGCTCTATCAATAAAATTATTGTCCGCAATCCGGATTTAAAACCTGCAATTACAATTCAACCAAAGAAAAACGGACTAAAATTTGACTATTTCACAGGAACATTTAAACAGGTTCAGGATTTGGAACTTTCGAAACCAGTTAATTCCGGAGTTTTAGAAGGCAAAATCAGTGCAGAAAAATGGAAAACGAAATTAGAGCGTTATATCGGTTTAAAATTCAACGGATATATCTTTATTCCAGAAACAGGAAATTATACTTTTTCGACGCTTTCAGACGACGGATCGAAGCTTTTTATAGACGATGAATTAATTGTAAACAATGATGGTATTCATTGGATGAATGAAGATTACGGAGCAGTTAAATTGGAAAAAGGATTCCACAAACTCAACATCAGTTATTTTGACTTGACTGGCGGCACGATTTTAAACTGTTTTATGCAGAAAGAAGGTAAGAAGAAAGAAGAAATTAATGCTTCACAGCTTTACTACGAATAG
- a CDS encoding DeoR/GlpR family DNA-binding transcription regulator, with product MSTENEVLNYSKEERKNHILKEINLHTRVSFETLSAKLGVSEDTVRRDINELDADALLIKVKGGAMTKGYHYSSSNQTYAVEAKQVIAQKAVGLLHDGMVLIVDGGTTIREFIRLIPNDLNLTVFTITALTAVQLLDKPNIKTIMIGGSISSYSQMCVSGEAFHQLANIKADLLVLGTNALDIDGGYSDSDWETVQVKKAMIQASKKTAVLTITEKLNTVLKMKIASLSEVNYVITEEEPNDKKLKLYKENFPNLTVI from the coding sequence ATGAGCACTGAAAATGAAGTTTTAAATTACAGTAAAGAAGAACGTAAAAATCATATTCTAAAAGAGATTAACCTGCACACGCGTGTTAGTTTTGAAACTCTTTCGGCTAAACTTGGTGTTTCCGAAGATACTGTTCGTCGTGATATTAATGAGCTTGACGCTGACGCACTTTTAATTAAAGTAAAAGGCGGCGCGATGACAAAAGGATATCACTATTCTTCATCCAACCAGACTTATGCTGTCGAAGCCAAGCAAGTTATTGCTCAAAAAGCGGTCGGACTTCTTCATGACGGAATGGTTTTAATTGTTGATGGAGGAACTACCATTCGTGAGTTCATCCGATTAATTCCAAACGATCTTAATTTAACTGTTTTTACGATTACGGCTCTAACGGCGGTTCAGCTTTTAGACAAACCCAATATCAAAACCATTATGATTGGCGGAAGCATTTCTTCGTACAGTCAGATGTGTGTAAGCGGTGAGGCTTTTCATCAATTGGCCAACATAAAAGCAGATCTTTTGGTTTTAGGAACAAATGCTCTTGACATTGACGGCGGTTATTCTGATTCTGATTGGGAAACGGTTCAGGTTAAAAAAGCAATGATTCAGGCTTCTAAAAAAACAGCGGTTTTAACTATTACAGAAAAATTAAATACGGTTCTTAAAATGAAAATCGCTAGTTTGTCTGAGGTAAATTATGTAATTACCGAAGAAGAGCCTAATGATAAAAAATTAAAATTATACAAAGAGAACTTTCCTAATCTGACGGTTATTTAA